A stretch of the Pseudalkalibacillus hwajinpoensis genome encodes the following:
- the recQ gene encoding DNA helicase RecQ: MLQQAREQLKHHFGYDQFRGGQEQIISSVLSNYNTLGIMPTGGGKSICYQIPALLSDGLTIVISPLISLMKDQVDALAGYGIEAAYINSSLTETEIRDRMAEAESGEIKLLYVAPERLEAPTFQRLLKRTKISLIAVDEAHCISQWGHDFRPSYMKISQMLHHFEEQPPVVALTATATPEVIQDIQRILNITPEQTFISGFARENLHFSVIKGEKKKSFIDKYLSQNASESGIIYTATRKEADQLYASLQKQSIKVGKYHAGMTEKQRKTAQEEFLFDNISVMVATNAFGMGIDKSNVRFVIHHNLPKNMESYYQEAGRAGRDGEESDCFVLFSPGDIHVQKFLIDQNQHEPERKSADLAKLKAMVDYCHTEKCLQGTILHYFGDVRPGYKCGKCSNCIDDREAVDITREAQMIFSTIKRVNERFGKTIIAQVLKGSKSKRLNELRLDSVSTFGLLKHLTQQDIVDMIDFLTAEQYILLTDSKYPTLVLQEKTLPVLKGQESIYKKVARKPVAIEEDDQLFTQLRTLRKQIADRDNVPPYVVFADSTLRELSAKTPSTREEMLEIKGVGDMKFDKYGEVFLELLSSAKSAKPTSSEDASHKASLKLFDEGKDIPNISAARSLSPTTVESHLLKAMEEGLLEDTSRLIDQETEHKILEKAADVGFDKLKPIKEALPESFTYFQIKVALTKHRQTSNS; encoded by the coding sequence ATGCTCCAACAAGCACGAGAACAACTTAAACATCATTTTGGGTATGATCAATTTCGAGGTGGACAGGAACAGATCATTTCAAGTGTTCTATCTAACTATAATACGCTTGGCATTATGCCTACTGGTGGAGGAAAATCAATTTGTTACCAAATTCCTGCTCTTCTATCAGATGGATTAACGATCGTCATTTCACCGCTTATTTCTCTAATGAAAGATCAGGTTGATGCACTTGCCGGATACGGTATAGAAGCTGCCTATATTAATAGCTCCCTTACAGAGACTGAAATTAGAGACCGTATGGCTGAAGCTGAAAGTGGAGAAATAAAGTTACTGTACGTAGCTCCAGAACGCTTAGAAGCACCAACGTTTCAGCGGTTACTTAAGCGGACTAAGATTTCGCTTATTGCCGTAGATGAGGCCCATTGTATTTCCCAATGGGGGCATGATTTCAGACCTAGTTATATGAAGATTAGCCAGATGCTTCATCACTTTGAAGAGCAGCCTCCCGTCGTTGCTTTAACCGCTACGGCAACACCTGAAGTTATTCAGGATATCCAGCGAATCTTAAACATAACCCCAGAGCAAACCTTTATCTCAGGATTTGCTAGGGAAAACTTGCACTTCTCTGTTATTAAAGGAGAGAAGAAAAAATCATTTATCGATAAATACCTTAGCCAAAACGCTTCTGAATCCGGTATTATCTATACCGCCACTAGAAAGGAAGCAGATCAACTTTACGCTTCCTTACAAAAACAGAGCATTAAAGTTGGCAAGTACCACGCTGGGATGACAGAAAAGCAGCGCAAAACAGCGCAAGAAGAATTTTTGTTCGATAATATTTCAGTGATGGTGGCAACTAATGCATTCGGCATGGGGATTGATAAATCGAATGTTCGGTTTGTGATTCATCATAATCTTCCAAAGAATATGGAATCCTACTACCAGGAAGCTGGACGAGCTGGGCGTGATGGAGAAGAAAGTGATTGCTTCGTTCTCTTTTCTCCTGGTGATATTCACGTGCAGAAGTTTCTCATTGATCAAAACCAACATGAACCTGAACGTAAATCCGCTGATCTTGCCAAATTAAAAGCGATGGTTGATTATTGCCATACTGAAAAATGTCTCCAAGGAACCATTCTTCATTACTTTGGAGATGTGCGGCCGGGCTATAAATGTGGTAAATGCAGCAATTGTATTGATGACAGAGAAGCGGTTGACATTACCCGTGAAGCGCAAATGATTTTCTCAACCATTAAACGAGTGAATGAGCGATTTGGGAAAACGATCATTGCACAGGTACTGAAAGGATCGAAATCAAAGCGTTTGAACGAACTACGACTCGACAGCGTTTCAACCTTTGGTTTATTAAAACATCTCACACAGCAGGATATTGTGGATATGATTGATTTTCTAACAGCCGAGCAATATATTCTTTTAACTGATAGTAAGTACCCAACCCTCGTTCTACAGGAAAAAACGTTACCTGTGTTAAAAGGACAAGAAAGCATATATAAGAAAGTAGCTCGTAAACCAGTAGCGATTGAAGAGGATGATCAACTCTTTACACAGCTGCGAACGCTACGGAAGCAAATTGCCGATCGAGACAACGTGCCACCTTACGTTGTGTTTGCCGATAGTACATTGCGAGAACTGAGCGCAAAAACACCTTCCACACGTGAAGAAATGCTTGAGATCAAGGGCGTCGGGGATATGAAGTTTGATAAATACGGCGAAGTCTTTCTAGAGCTACTCTCATCGGCGAAATCGGCGAAACCAACGTCTTCAGAGGATGCGAGTCATAAAGCCTCATTAAAGTTATTTGATGAAGGTAAAGACATTCCAAACATCTCAGCAGCGCGTTCATTAAGTCCAACCACCGTCGAGAGTCATCTACTAAAGGCAATGGAAGAAGGTTTACTTGAAGATACGAGCCGTCTCATCGATCAGGAAACAGAACATAAGATTCTTGAGAAAGCGGCAGATGTAGGGTTTGATAAACTAAAACCAATTAAAGAAGCACTACCTGAATCGTTTACTTACTTTCAAATTAAGGTCGCTTTAACAAAACATCGTCAAACTTCGAATAGTTAA
- a CDS encoding DUF421 domain-containing protein, translating into MVDWFEVILRSLFILIGLFFITKLLGKKQLSKLSYFEYIVGIIIGDIAGSLSMDIEVSVLHGITSLLIWTLASVLLSYLSLKNKKVRDFVEGKARIFIKDGKILEDNLKKERFTIDELLEMLRKKSVFSVNEVEFALFEADGELSVLLKRDYRMVRPAELWLNLPEEKEPKTVIMDGEIIKEMLDEVGKSEEWLRSYLLDKEVVVEDVFLAQLHSDGKLTLDYYEDGISEVE; encoded by the coding sequence ATGGTGGACTGGTTTGAAGTTATACTAAGATCTTTGTTTATTCTTATCGGACTCTTTTTCATCACAAAGCTTCTAGGGAAAAAGCAATTATCTAAGCTTTCCTATTTTGAATATATTGTTGGCATCATTATTGGTGACATTGCCGGTAGTTTATCAATGGACATCGAGGTAAGCGTCCTTCATGGAATTACAAGCCTTTTAATATGGACGCTCGCATCTGTATTACTCAGCTATTTATCACTGAAAAATAAAAAAGTAAGAGATTTCGTGGAAGGAAAAGCACGAATTTTTATAAAAGATGGTAAGATCCTTGAGGATAACTTAAAGAAAGAGCGTTTTACAATTGATGAACTGCTAGAAATGCTTCGCAAAAAAAGCGTCTTTTCTGTAAATGAAGTAGAGTTTGCACTATTTGAAGCGGATGGAGAGCTCAGCGTTTTATTAAAGCGAGATTATCGGATGGTAAGGCCAGCGGAACTCTGGCTTAATCTACCTGAAGAGAAAGAGCCAAAAACCGTGATTATGGATGGAGAAATTATTAAAGAAATGCTTGATGAAGTAGGGAAGAGCGAAGAGTGGCTGAGAAGCTACCTATTAGACAAAGAGGTTGTAGTAGAAGATGTTTTTCTTGCGCAGCTTCACTCTGATGGAAAGTTAACGCTTGATTACTATGAAGATGGCATTTCTGAAGTTGAATAG
- the fbpA gene encoding Fur-regulated basic protein FbpA, which yields MEKERSFRSKEELIVLLLDRGIYKVKHKQLYECSQTELYYYYLSITRDKLQRLTTKVSS from the coding sequence ATGGAAAAAGAAAGATCGTTCCGATCAAAAGAAGAGCTTATCGTACTTCTTCTAGATCGTGGAATATATAAAGTGAAGCACAAGCAATTATACGAGTGCTCCCAAACAGAATTGTACTACTACTATCTTTCTATAACGAGAGATAAATTACAACGATTAACTACAAAGGTTAGTTCGTAA
- a CDS encoding aspartyl-phosphate phosphatase Spo0E family protein yields MIEIGTTKGISHQETLQCSQELDDLLTSYQRLTSVNQLRS; encoded by the coding sequence ATGATTGAGATTGGCACCACTAAAGGGATATCACATCAAGAAACTTTACAGTGTAGTCAGGAGTTGGATGATTTACTAACTTCGTATCAACGTTTGACCTCCGTCAACCAACTTAGAAGTTAA
- a CDS encoding type B 50S ribosomal protein L31: MKEGIHPKYQQVVFLDVSTGFKFLTGSTMGSNETIEWEDGSEYPLIKVDISSESHPFYTGQQRFNDAGGRVEKFKKKYNR; encoded by the coding sequence ATGAAGGAAGGAATCCATCCAAAATACCAGCAAGTTGTATTTTTAGACGTTAGTACTGGTTTTAAGTTTCTAACTGGTTCTACTATGGGATCTAACGAAACGATTGAGTGGGAAGACGGTAGCGAATATCCACTAATCAAAGTTGATATTAGTTCTGAATCTCACCCATTCTACACTGGTCAGCAGCGCTTTAACGATGCTGGTGGTCGTGTTGAAAAGTTCAAAAAGAAATACAACCGCTAA
- a CDS encoding sigma-70 family RNA polymerase sigma factor, producing the protein MEDSVFEELVKQYMPLIKSQIKKLHLTNHYIRYEQVAMIALWECAESYQNGKGSFSSYAYMKVRGKLIDECRQEIRLSNQLSLHSDWSEYEERLPIHQQTLLPELDLSYLTENQSKWVDMVALGGESLKTLAGVEGVSIEAVKSWRKSALSKLRKQLLSS; encoded by the coding sequence TTAAACAATACATGCCACTCATCAAAAGTCAGATTAAAAAGCTTCATCTTACAAACCATTATATTAGATATGAGCAGGTAGCCATGATCGCCCTATGGGAATGTGCTGAAAGCTATCAAAATGGAAAAGGAAGTTTTTCATCTTACGCCTACATGAAAGTCCGAGGAAAGCTAATTGATGAATGTCGCCAAGAAATACGATTGTCTAACCAGCTCTCTCTTCACTCAGATTGGAGTGAATATGAAGAAAGGCTTCCAATTCATCAACAAACTCTATTACCTGAACTTGACTTAAGTTATCTTACAGAAAATCAGAGTAAATGGGTGGACATGGTTGCTTTGGGCGGGGAATCCCTTAAGACATTAGCAGGTGTTGAAGGAGTGAGCATTGAAGCAGTAAAATCCTGGAGAAAAAGTGCATTATCAAAGTTACGAAAACAGCTTTTATCGTCTTGA